Within the Pseudomonas orientalis genome, the region GAGCACCAGTCCCTGCTGAAAACCGATACCCATCGCCGCCTGCTGGATGAGTACGCCGGTGCCACCGAACTTGCCCGCCAGGTTCACCTGGCCGCCCAACGCTGGCGCCAGACGCGCCAGGAACTGGAACGCCTTTCCAATTCCGGCGACGAGCAACGCGCTCGCCACCAATTGCTCAGCTATCAACTCGAAGAGCTTGAAAGCCTGGGCCTGGGCGAGACCGAACTGGAACAGCTTGAACAGGAACACAAGAACCTGACCAACGCCGAGACACTGCTGGGCATCTGTCGCCAGGTGATCGAGCAATGCAGCGAAAGTGATTCCGGCAATGTGCTTAACGCACTGACCGCCAGCCTCAATCGCCTGTCCAGCGTGACTAACGCCTCCGGCTCACTGAGTGAAGCCACTACCCTGCTGACCAGCGCGCAGATCCAGGTGGAGGAAGCGGTCGGCGAGCTGAACCGCTTCCTCGATCATTTCGATGCCGACCCGGCGCGCCTGCAGGTAATAGAAGAGCGCCTGGACACCATCTACACCCTGGCGCGCAAACATCGAATCCAGCCAACCGAAGTGGCGGCAATGCAACAAAAGCTGCTGGATGAAATCGAGACCCTGAACGCGAACGACGAGTCGATCGAGCGCCTCGGCGAAGAACTCGCCTCCTTCGCCCGCCATTATCAGGAAAAGGCTCGTGAGCTGAGCGACCTTCGCCAACAGGCCGCTACCCGTCTGGCCGGTGCCGTGGAACAGGAAATCCAGCGCCTGGGCATGCCCGGTGGCCGCTTCACCATCCAGCTGCACGCCAATACCAGCCATGAACTGCAACCCCACGGACTGGAACAGGTAGAACTGCTGGTCAGCGCCAACCCGGGGCAACCGCTCAAAGCCTTGGCCAAAGTCGCCTCCGGCGGCGAGCTGTCACGGATCAGCCTGGCGATCCAGGTCATC harbors:
- the recN gene encoding DNA repair protein RecN, coding for MLVHLSVHNYAIVEHLDLELDRGMSVITGETGAGKSIMLDALGLTLGDRADSGVVRPGADKADILATFDLADIPEAEAWLAERDLNNEGPCILRRVITAEGRSRGYINGTPCPLGDLKALGELLIDIHSQHEHQSLLKTDTHRRLLDEYAGATELARQVHLAAQRWRQTRQELERLSNSGDEQRARHQLLSYQLEELESLGLGETELEQLEQEHKNLTNAETLLGICRQVIEQCSESDSGNVLNALTASLNRLSSVTNASGSLSEATTLLTSAQIQVEEAVGELNRFLDHFDADPARLQVIEERLDTIYTLARKHRIQPTEVAAMQQKLLDEIETLNANDESIERLGEELASFARHYQEKARELSDLRQQAATRLAGAVEQEIQRLGMPGGRFTIQLHANTSHELQPHGLEQVELLVSANPGQPLKALAKVASGGELSRISLAIQVITAQTSRVPTLVFDEVDVGIGGPTAEIVGQLLRRLGDRGQVLTVTHLPQVAAQGHQHLFVHKVRGSDATRTAVSKLNKSERVEEVARMLGGIDLTKESLAHAKKMVVAAKA